DNA from Streptomyces sp. NBC_01476:
CCCGCCCTGCTGGCCGCGCTCGACGGCCCCGGCTGCGCGGTGCTGTCCGCACCGCCCGGCACCGGCAAGACCACCCTGGTGCCGCTGCTGATCGCGGCCGCGACCGGCGGCAGGGTGCTGGTGGCCGAGCCGCGCCGGATGGCGGCGCGGGCCGCCGCCCGGCGGATGGCGTGGCTGCTCGGCGAGCCGGTGGGCGAGAGCGTCGGCTTCACGGTACGAGGCGAACGCCGGATCTCGGCCCGCACCGTCGTCGAGGTGGTCACCACCGGGGTGCTGCTGCAGCGCCTGCAGCGCGACCAGGAGCTGCCCGGCGTGGGCACCGTGATGCTCGACGAGTGCCACGAACGGCATCTGGACGCCGACACCGCGATGGCGTTCCTGCTGGACGTACGGGCCCTGCTGCGGCCGGAGTTGCGGCTGGTCGCCGCCTCCGCCACCACCGACACCGCGGCCTGGGCGGCGCTGCTCGGGGACGCGCCCGTGGTGGCCGCCGAGGGCGTCCTGCACCCGGTCGGGACCGAGTGGGCGCCGCCGCCCCGGCCGGTCCGCCCGCCGCACGGCATGCGGGTCGACCCCGCGCTGCTGGAACACGTGGCGGCCACCGTACGGCGGGCGCTGCGGGAGCGGGCCGGCGACGTGCTCTGCTTCCTGCCGGGCACCGGCGAGATCGCCCGGGTCGCCGGGATGCTCGGCGATCTCCCCGGCGATCTCGGAGTGGAGGTCCTGCAGCTCCACGGCCGGGCCCCCGCGGCCGTCCAGGACGCCGCCCTCGCGCCCGGCGAGCGGCGCCGGGTACTGCTGGCCACCTCGGTCGCCGAGTCCAGCCTGACCGTGCCCGGTGTGCGGGTCGTGGTGGACAGCGGGCTCGCCCGCGAACCCCGGATGGACCACGCGCGCGGGCTCGGCGCGCTCACCACGGTCCGTGCCTCACGGGCCGCCGCCGAGCAGCGGGCCGGCCGGGCGGGCCGCGAGGCGCCCGGCACGGTGTACCGCTGCTGGACCCAGGCGGAGCACGCGCGGCTGCCCGCCAGGCCCGCGCCCGAGATCGCCCTCGCCGACCTGACCGCCTTCGCCCTGCAGACCGCCTGCTGGGGCGACCCCGACGCCACCACCCTGGCGCTGCTCGACGCCCCCGCACCGGGCGCACTGGCCGCCGCCCGGGCGACCCTGTACGACCTCGGCGCCACCGACCCGGCCGGCCGCGCCACCCCGCGCGGCCGGCGCCTGACCCACCTCGGCCTGCACCCGCGGCTGGCCCGCGCGCTGCTCGACGCGGCGCCCCTGACCGGCGCCGCCCGGGCCGCGGAGATCACCGCCCTGCTCTCCGAGGAACTGCCGTCGTCGTACGGCCCGGACCTCACGGCCGCCTGGCAGCGGGCGCGCCGCGGCGCCGACCCGTACGCGGGGCGCTGGCGCGCCGAGGTCCGGCGGCTGGAAGCCGCGGTGCGCGCGGAGGAACCCGCGGGCCGGGCCGGCGGCGGCCGGCTCACCGACGACGCGGCGGCCGGCCTCGTCGTCGCCTACGCCTTTCCCGAGCGGGTGGCCAGGCGGCGCGGTCCCGGCGTGTATCTGATGGTGGGCGGCACCGCGGCCGAGGTCTCCGGGGGCGTCGGCGAGGCGCCGTGGATCGCGGTGGCCGTCGCGGACCGCGGGGTGGGCCGGGCCGCGGCCCGGGTACGGGTGGCCGCCGTGGTGGACGAGGAGACCGCCCGCAACGCCGCGGGCGGCCTGCTCGCGGCGTACGAAGAGGTGCGCTGGCGGGACGGCGACGTGGTGGCCCGGCGGGTCGAACGGCTCGGCGCGGTGGAACTGGCCGTGGCGCCGCTGCGCACACCCGGCCGGGCGGCTGTCCGGGCCGCACTCGTGGAGGGGCTGAACACCGAGGGCACCGGGCTGCTGCACTGGTCCCGCGACGCCCAGGACGTACGGCAGCGCATCGCGTTCCTGCACCGGGTGCTCGGCGAACCGTGGCCCGACGTGTCGGAGGCCGCGCTGCTGGCCAGGGCGGAGGAGTGGCTGGGCCCGGAGCTCGGCACGGCCCGCCGCCGGGCGGACCTGGAGCGGATCCACGCGGGCGGGGCACTGACCCGGCTGCTGCCGTGGGCGACCGGCGAGGCGGGACGGTTCGCCGAACTCGCCCCGGAACGGCTGGAGGTGCCCAGCGGTTCGCGGATCCGGCTCGACTACAGCGGGGAGCAGCCGGTGCTGGCGGTGAAGCTGCAGGAACTCTTCGGACTGCGGGAGACCCCGAAGGTGGCGGGTGTGCCGGTGCTGGTGCACCTGCTGTCACCGGCCGGGCGGCCCGCGGCGGTCACCGCGGACCTGGCCTCCTTCTGGCGCGAGGGTTACCGGGCGGTGCGGGCCGAGTTGCGCGGCCGCTACCCCAAGCACCCCTGGCCCGAGGACCCTTCGACGGCCGCGCCGACGCGGCACACCACCACGCGCCGGCGCTGAACCGCGGCCCTTGCGCTACGGGGCCGCCGTCAGGGCGGCGCCGGTGGCCGCGCCGGACGGCGACGGCGTCGGGGTCTCGGTCGGGGTGTCCGTGGCGCACGGGTCCGGCGTCGGGGTGCCGGTCGGCGTCGCGGTGGGCGACGGCGTGGCGGTCGGCGAAGTGCTGTCGCTCGGCGTGGGCGTCGCGGTGTCCGTGGGGCAGCCGGGCGTCGTCGGGGTGTCGGTCGGCGAGTCGCTGGGGGTCGGTGTCCCGGTGGTCGGCTCGCCGGTCGGACCGCCCGTGGTGGGGCTGGTGGTCGGCCCGCCGGTGGGCTTCCCGGTCGGCGACGCGCTGGGCGACGTGCTCGGCGACGGAGAGGTGGTGCCGCTGCCGGTCTTCGTCGGCGTCGGCGACCCGGACGGCGAGGGCGTCGGGCTGGTGGACGGCGTCGGCGTCGCCGACGGGGCGGGGCTCCACGGGCCGGGCGTGCCCGAGCGGTCCGGCACCGAGACGGCGCCGCCCGCCACGAAGTGGTCGTACCAGGCGCGCACCAGGTTCAGATACGCCTGCGAGTGGTTGTAGCCGAGGATCGCCCGGTCCATGTCGGCCGGTACGGCCAGGTCCCGGCCGTCGGCGCACAGGTAATGACCGGCCGCCAGCGCCGCGTCGTAGACGTTGTTGGGGTTGGCGGTGCCGTCGCCGTTCCCGTCCACGCCCCAGTGCGCCCAGGTGGAGGGGATGAACTGCATCGGGCCGACCGCCCGGTCGTGCTGGGCGTCACCGTCGTAGACACCGCCGTCGGTGTCGGTGATGTCCGCGAAGCCATTGCCGTCGAGGACCGGGCCGAGTATCGGGGTAAAGGTGGTGCCGTTCGCGTCGACCGCGCCGCCGCGGGCCTGCCCGGACTCCACCTGGCCTATCGCCGCCAGGAGTTGCCAGGGCAGATGACAGCCGGGGTCGCTCTCGGCGAGCGCCGCCTCGGCGCGCTGGTAGGCGTCGAGCACGGTGGCCGGCAGGCCCCCGCTGCCGACCGTCACCAGGCTGTCGCCACCCGGGGCGCCGGGGGGCGGGGTGGGGGTGACCGGGCCGGTGGGGGTGTTCAGCGGCGGCATCGCGGTGAAGTACGGCGAGCCACCGTCGATCTCCGGTCCGTCCGGCGGCACTTCGGAGAGCTGCCGCTGATCCTGAGTGGCCGCGTGCGCCTGCCCCACCGGAAGGAAGCCGGGTCCCTGCGAGGCGCTGAGGGCGGCCATCGCCGCCGCTGCCACCGCCGTCCCTGCCGCTGTCCTGCGGAGCTTCCGGCCGTACCGCCGCGCCGACATATCGCGGTCCCTCCCACGTACGAGATGGACGCCCGTCCAGGCGCCACAACCCGATTGACCCTACGGCAACTTCAGCCACCCGACCACAGCCTCACGGAGATACACAGGGTGCGTATCACCGCAATCCACCACGCTTGCGGACCCGTTGCCGGAGCCTTCACCGGGCGGACGCGGGTCGTTCACACAGGTACCGCGGAGCGGAGGCACCCGGCGGCAACCCGGCGCCTCCGCCTGGCCGGAAACGTCAGTGCGCCGCCGACTCCCAGTCCTCGCCCGCGCCGACCGACACATCCAGCGGCGCCCGCAGCGGATACGCCCCCGACATCTCGCGCCGCACCAGCTCCTCGACCTTCTCCCGCTCCCCCGGGGCGACTTCGAGCACGATTTCGTCGTGCACCTGCAGCAGCATCCGCGAGGACAGCCCCTCCTTCGTCAGGGCATCGTCCACCCGCAGCATCGCGATCTTCACGATGTCCGCCGCGGAACCCTGGATCGGGGCGTTCAGCGCCATCCGCTCGGCCATCTCACGCCGCTGCCGGTTGTCACTGGTGAGATCCGGCAGATAGCGGCGCCGGCCCAGCAGCGTCTCGGTGTAACCGGTGACGCGGGCCTCCTCCACCGCCCGGTGCAGATAGTCCCGCACCCCGCCGAAACGCTCGAAGTACGTCTCCATCAGCGCCCGCGCCTCGGCCGCCTCGATGCCCAGCTGCTGGGAGAGACCGAACGCCGACAGGCCGTACGCCAGCCCGTACGACATCGCCTTGATCTTGCGGCGCATCTCGGCGTCGACCCTGTCCCGCTCCACCGAGAAGACGTGCGAGCCGACCGTGGTGTGCAGGTCCTCCCCCGAGGTGAACGCCGCGATCAGGCCCTCGTCCTGCGACAGGTGCGCCATCACCCGCAGTTCGATCTGGCTGTAGTCCGCCGTCAGCAGCGATTCGTACCCCGGGCCGACGACGAAGCCGCGGCGGATCGCCCGGCCCTCGTCGGTACGGACCGGCACATTCTGCAAGTTGGGGTCCGTGGACGACAGGCGGCCGGTCGCGGCCACGATCTGGCTGAAGGTGGTGTGGATCCGCCCGTCCGGCGCGATGGACTTCACCAGGCCCTCGACGGTGACCCGCAGCTTGGCCTGCTCCCGGTGGCGCAGCATGATCACCGGCAGCTCGTGGTCGGTCTGCGCGGCCAGCCAGGCCAGCGCGTCGGCGTCCGTGGTGTAACCGGTCTTGGTCTTCTTCGTCTTGGGCAGGCCCAGCTCACCGAAGAGCACCTCCTGCAACTGCTTGGGCGAGCCCAGATTGAACTCGTGCCCCACCGAGGCGTGCGCCTCCTGCACCGCGTGCTGCACCGCGGCGGCGAACTGCTGCTCCAGACCCTCCAGATGGGCCCGGTCGGCGGCGATACCGGCCCGCTCCATCCGCGCCAGCAGCGCGGAGGTGGGCAGCTCCACCTCATGAAGCAGCTCCATCGCGCCCACCTCAGGCAGCCGCTCACCGAAGACCACACCCAGGTCAAGCACCGTGCGCGCCTGCACCATCAGCGCGTCGGCAGCCGCGGTGTCGCCCTCGTCCTCCTCGCCGAAGGCCAGCTGCCCGCTGCCCGTGTCGGCCGGCGCCAGCTCACGGCCCAGATACTCCACCGACAGCACATCCAGCGCGAACGACCGCCGGCCCGGCTTGATCAGATACGCGGCCAGCGCCGTGCACATCGAAATGCCGTCGATCCGCCAGCCGTGCTCCAGGAAGACCCGCGCCACATTCTTCGCGTTGTGCAGCACCTTGGGGGCCGCCGGATCGGCCAGCCACGCCGCGAACGCCTTCTCGTCGGCCTCGTCCAACTGCGCCGGATCGAACCACGCCGCGTCCTCGGCCGCCGCCAGCGCCACCGCGGTCACCGTGCCGCTGCCCAGCTCCCAGGTGTCCACACTGGCCAGCCCCAGCGGCTCGCCGGCGTGCGCCGCCAGCCAGTCCGGCAGGTCACCGGCCGCCAGCATGGTGCCGTCCACCGCCACACCCTCGGCGATCGCGGCCTCCTCCGCCTGCGCGCCCGGGTCCGCGGCGAACAGCCGCTCCCGGAAGTTGGGGTTGCGGAACTCCAGCACGTCCAGCACCCCGCCCAGCGCGGTGCGGTCGTACGGCTCCCGGGCCAGCTGCTCCGCGGTGGCCGGCAGCTCCACATCCCGGACCATCTCGGTCAGCCGCCGGTTCAGCTTCACGGCGTCGAGATGGGCCCGCAGATTCTCGCCCGCCTTGCCCTTCACCTCCTCCGCCCGCTCGCAGAGCTCCTGGAACGAGCCGAACTGGATGATCCACTTGGCGGCGGTCTTCTCCCCCACGCCCGGGATGCCCGGCAGGTTGTCCGACGGGTCGCCGCGCAGCGCGGCGAAGTCCGGATACTGCTGCGGGGTCAGTCCGTACTTCTCCACCACCTTCTCGGGGGTGAAGCGGGTCAGCTCCGAGACGCCCTTGGTCGGATAGAGCACCGTCACATGGTCGCTGACCAGCTGGAACGCATCCCGGTCACCGGTGACGATCAGCACCTCGTACCCCAGCGCCTCCGCCTGGGTGGCGAGCGTGGCGATGATGTCGTCCGCCTCGAAGCCGTCCACCGCGAAGCGGCGCACGCTCATCGCGTCCAGCAGCTCCCC
Protein-coding regions in this window:
- the hrpB gene encoding ATP-dependent helicase HrpB, which gives rise to MTPAGFGAAAIRAEGRELPVAAAVPALLAALDGPGCAVLSAPPGTGKTTLVPLLIAAATGGRVLVAEPRRMAARAAARRMAWLLGEPVGESVGFTVRGERRISARTVVEVVTTGVLLQRLQRDQELPGVGTVMLDECHERHLDADTAMAFLLDVRALLRPELRLVAASATTDTAAWAALLGDAPVVAAEGVLHPVGTEWAPPPRPVRPPHGMRVDPALLEHVAATVRRALRERAGDVLCFLPGTGEIARVAGMLGDLPGDLGVEVLQLHGRAPAAVQDAALAPGERRRVLLATSVAESSLTVPGVRVVVDSGLAREPRMDHARGLGALTTVRASRAAAEQRAGRAGREAPGTVYRCWTQAEHARLPARPAPEIALADLTAFALQTACWGDPDATTLALLDAPAPGALAAARATLYDLGATDPAGRATPRGRRLTHLGLHPRLARALLDAAPLTGAARAAEITALLSEELPSSYGPDLTAAWQRARRGADPYAGRWRAEVRRLEAAVRAEEPAGRAGGGRLTDDAAAGLVVAYAFPERVARRRGPGVYLMVGGTAAEVSGGVGEAPWIAVAVADRGVGRAAARVRVAAVVDEETARNAAGGLLAAYEEVRWRDGDVVARRVERLGAVELAVAPLRTPGRAAVRAALVEGLNTEGTGLLHWSRDAQDVRQRIAFLHRVLGEPWPDVSEAALLARAEEWLGPELGTARRRADLERIHAGGALTRLLPWATGEAGRFAELAPERLEVPSGSRIRLDYSGEQPVLAVKLQELFGLRETPKVAGVPVLVHLLSPAGRPAAVTADLASFWREGYRAVRAELRGRYPKHPWPEDPSTAAPTRHTTTRRR
- a CDS encoding lytic transglycosylase domain-containing protein, yielding MSARRYGRKLRRTAAGTAVAAAAMAALSASQGPGFLPVGQAHAATQDQRQLSEVPPDGPEIDGGSPYFTAMPPLNTPTGPVTPTPPPGAPGGDSLVTVGSGGLPATVLDAYQRAEAALAESDPGCHLPWQLLAAIGQVESGQARGGAVDANGTTFTPILGPVLDGNGFADITDTDGGVYDGDAQHDRAVGPMQFIPSTWAHWGVDGNGDGTANPNNVYDAALAAGHYLCADGRDLAVPADMDRAILGYNHSQAYLNLVRAWYDHFVAGGAVSVPDRSGTPGPWSPAPSATPTPSTSPTPSPSGSPTPTKTGSGTTSPSPSTSPSASPTGKPTGGPTTSPTTGGPTGEPTTGTPTPSDSPTDTPTTPGCPTDTATPTPSDSTSPTATPSPTATPTGTPTPDPCATDTPTETPTPSPSGAATGAALTAAP
- the polA gene encoding DNA polymerase I; the encoded protein is MAEKASPKTSTDRPRLLLLDGHSLAYRAFYALPVENFNTATGQPTNAIYGFTSMLANTLRDEQPTHLAVAFDVSRKTWRFDEYPEYKATRSKTPDEFRSQVELIGELLDAMSVRRFAVDGFEADDIIATLATQAEALGYEVLIVTGDRDAFQLVSDHVTVLYPTKGVSELTRFTPEKVVEKYGLTPQQYPDFAALRGDPSDNLPGIPGVGEKTAAKWIIQFGSFQELCERAEEVKGKAGENLRAHLDAVKLNRRLTEMVRDVELPATAEQLAREPYDRTALGGVLDVLEFRNPNFRERLFAADPGAQAEEAAIAEGVAVDGTMLAAGDLPDWLAAHAGEPLGLASVDTWELGSGTVTAVALAAAEDAAWFDPAQLDEADEKAFAAWLADPAAPKVLHNAKNVARVFLEHGWRIDGISMCTALAAYLIKPGRRSFALDVLSVEYLGRELAPADTGSGQLAFGEEDEGDTAAADALMVQARTVLDLGVVFGERLPEVGAMELLHEVELPTSALLARMERAGIAADRAHLEGLEQQFAAAVQHAVQEAHASVGHEFNLGSPKQLQEVLFGELGLPKTKKTKTGYTTDADALAWLAAQTDHELPVIMLRHREQAKLRVTVEGLVKSIAPDGRIHTTFSQIVAATGRLSSTDPNLQNVPVRTDEGRAIRRGFVVGPGYESLLTADYSQIELRVMAHLSQDEGLIAAFTSGEDLHTTVGSHVFSVERDRVDAEMRRKIKAMSYGLAYGLSAFGLSQQLGIEAAEARALMETYFERFGGVRDYLHRAVEEARVTGYTETLLGRRRYLPDLTSDNRQRREMAERMALNAPIQGSAADIVKIAMLRVDDALTKEGLSSRMLLQVHDEIVLEVAPGEREKVEELVRREMSGAYPLRAPLDVSVGAGEDWESAAH